Below is a genomic region from Xiphophorus couchianus chromosome 9, X_couchianus-1.0, whole genome shotgun sequence.
AGCTCTTCATTTCTCCATCACattgcttttatattttgtttgttcttacaTTGATTCTAGTTGCCTGACTTGTCTTGTTTTGACAGTACCCAGAGGGAGTGAGACGGCTTGGCTCTATAGCTCCACTGAGGGCAGGAGGCAGCTGGCTGCCAGCGCCAATTTTCGTCGCCTGGTTATTGCTTCAATGCACAGGAATCAGGAGTACACAGACATGCAAGCAGTCCAATCAGAGCTCTCACCGGTGGTGATGGACTTGGCTCCACCGGGTATGCCAACCAACCAGCAGGTAAACACGCAAGTATTCGTGTCCGCGTaagtgtttttgcattttgtcactgTACGACCACaaatttcaaagattttatttgatagataaacacaaagcagtatatcattaaaaaaatatggaatGCATTTGTATCTATCCCTCATGAGTAAATAGTTTGTAGAGCCACCATCTTTCTGGGGTATGTTTGAGTTAGCTTTGGACATCTAGGACATGAAGGGTTTCCCCATGAttgtttgcaaaatagctcagaCTTTTTCAGGCTGGTTGAAgaagaacatttcagaaaatcaacTTTCAAGTCTTGTCATAAATTGTTATATGGATTTATTTGAACTAGGTCATTCTAActcatgaatatgctttgatccaaCCAACCCCTCAGAAGCTCTCCTGCATTATAAGCATTACGATTGTTCTGGAAGTGAAACCACTTTCATGGCCTcaagtttttttctgctgcaccTAATGTTTTGTATGCAAgacaaaaagtcaaacattgGTCTCACTCGACCAGAGCGCCTTCCTCTACGTTCGGATGTTGTTTTCTAAAACTGCCTTCAACAAAAATGAGCTTGTTGTGGCTCTAGAAAAGCTCATCCGGTAATCCATTGGGACCCTGGTTCTTCTTGTAGGTGCCGTTTCTGTCAGTGGGAGGGGATCTCGGTTGGCGAGAAGAAGTCAGCAGGGGTGTGAGTCAGCTCAGTGGGGAGTACTGTGTGGAGAACGTCagaggagaagatggagaaCTGTATCGCAGGCTGGTGTTCCTGTCCAACATTTCCTTGGTTCAGTCAGAGAGCCGACTCGTCCCATCAAGTACTGgtcattctttttattttgcatgtagattttctttaccgtactgcattaaaaaaataatcttttaacatTTAAGCAAGATCAGCACATTTGCAGTGCATTGTTAAACATTTAGTGGGACATTTCCCATTGTGCCACATTTTGTGGCACAATGGAACCAAATGAAAATCAACAAGGCAACTATTAGCCATCAGCTCAGCAGTTACAGTAACACAAAAATCTTCACACAGATattatttatggaaaataataaaaagtgagaaaaactcAATCATAACattaataaatgtatatatgtGCCATCAAGACATTTGTAGTTTccttaaattaaatattcaaatggGTTTGTTTGCAACTCTAAGCAAAATTAGCAgcatatttgaatttattattaGAATTAGGAACTCCCTAGTTACATGACAGTGTGCAGCCCTGAAAGGAGGGGgagcagaaaacagctgcaCACTCACATGAACACACTTCTTGCACTGTCACTCGGTTTGGGAAGATGGCTTGATTTAGGCAGATTTACACGTGCCATATGCCTTCCATCTTTTGATGATGGATTAAACTGAACTCTAGATTTTTTTgtatccattccctaacatatACTTTTCAATAACCCTTTCTCTGATTTGCTTGGAATGTCCTTTTGTCTTCATGCTATAATGGTAGCCAGTAATACTGATTAACCAGTGAGTGTTTGTGCTGTTGTTGCAGTCAAAGGTGCATCTACCAAGTACTGACTTGAATGTGGCAAATATTTaagcaatcacttattttatgctacatatttttatttaactgtcattatgttgtacaaattagttttcactttgacattaaaggttttattttaatataataaaatgggGAGcaataatatgaataaattaaatggatGAAAATTTGTGCAGCATCAAGtcacaagaagaagaacaaaaagaagacCAAGGCAGCAGTTACACCTTCAGCCTGTGTGTCAGTGGACAGCGGCTTCCTGTGCTGTGCTCACCATGAGGTCATGGTGGCTGGTCTTTCTATGCTTGGCGTGGGGACCCCACAGAACaaaggtgtgtgtctgtgcagaCCCCTCCATTTTTGGATCTAGCAGAACCTCTGCATGATTTAGCATTGGATTCATCTTTACAAACGTCTTCTGACCGTCTTCCTTCCTAGACGCTCCGGTTTCGGTGCTCCTGGTGGGCCTCGGCGGAGGAGGCCTGCCTCAGTTCCTCCGAGACTTTGTGCCTGATGCCGCCGTCGAGATAGTAGAATTAGACCCAGTTGTGCTGGAGGTGGCAAAGGAATGGTTCGGATTCCGACCGGACGATCGTTTGACCGTCACCCTTGGCGATGGCCTGGAGCGCATCTGTTTCCTGGAGAAAGAAGGTCAGCGTGAAAATAAGGCGTCAGGAAcgttgacagaaaaaaaaaaaagtggatatATCAACAAACTCACATCtgactgggtttttttttctttctttacaagGTGGCCATTTATTTGATGTCGTCATGTTTGATGTAGACAACAAAGACAGCTCTGTGGGGATGAGCTGCCCTCCTGCTGCCTTTGTAGAAACTGCTGTTCTGCAGAAAGTTTTTAACTTGCTCACTCCTAGAGGTAAACAAGGGTTCAATTTTACTACATATAtatttctgggggaaaaaaagcttagAATAATCTGCAATAGTCTTGAGATCAAAGTGGAAGTACACATCTAGCAAAAAGGTACAACAGCACGGTTTTGATAAAACCTAGACCCTTCTCAAAGTCTTGACCTACTTGCAATTAAAGATCACTGATGAGACTTGGAATCTGCTAATCTCAGACACCCACTATTAAGTCTATATGTGAttgaactattttgcaaagaagaatgattTCAGTTTCTAGATGTACAAAACTGATAAAACGTTTTGACTTGGGGTTAATTAcacttcagatttatttttatgaagaaagaaaaacattgaaagcCTTCATCACTCTCCTTCCATTTAAATTGACTTCAGTCTGCAGCACTTTgtgttctgtcacataaaatcccgaTAAAATACACTTAAGTTTATAGTTGCAACGTGACAAAATGCGGAAAAGTTCAAGGATTATAATAATTGTATTGGAAGCCACAGAATCCCAAACATGCCTTATTGTAGCTTTTAATTCCAGAATGATTTAAGATGTGTGGCAGTGTCTTTACATATGTTTTGGGATTATGTTATAATTCTGGAATGCAGAAGTAGAGGAATcaagtgtgtgtgggggtgtgtgtgcgtgtgtgtttgggaaGTGGGAAGGTGCCTGACAAGACCAAACAGGAAATAACTTGGGATCACGTATCcgaaacaaaactaaaagtaaatgCAATAATTTTATCTTCATTTGAGTACATTAAATGTTACCATTGCATTTTACACACATCCCCGACTTATTTAGATTTGAGGCTATTAAAACGGAAAtatagtttttcatttgtttgtaatACCATCCTTTTGAATCTTTTGCTGCCAGGTCTGTTCATATTAAACCTCGTGTGCCGCGATCCAGTCCTGAGGACGGACGTGCTCGAGCGTGTCAAGAGCGTGTTTCCCACTGTGCTCTCTCGAAAGATCGCCGAGGAGATCAACGAGGTCCTCCTGTGCTCCCGAGAAGAAAAGAATGCCGCGCACATCCTTCCATCCTCCAGCCAAGCAGCCAAGAATTTCCAGAGCATGTTGTCCTGTGACAGAACTGAACCCAAACGAAGGCCACTCATAGACATTGCAGAGATGATAAAAGATCTGAAGCTAGAGTAACTTTTTAAGCACAGGGTTagactgatggaaaaaaaaatgtatcactAATAAATATCGtgtacattttttctttcacttgcCTCTGGTTTCTCTTTCACTCCATGAGTGCACACTCCCTCACAGGCTAAGAATGCAGCAGCGTTATTTACAGTGGATGAACTACACACTCTGGCTCTGGTTGCTGTGTTTATAGGGCTGCAGCTTGTGCCCTACCCTACTCCAGACCTGTGGAAGTTTAAATAGCTGCAACCCCAGAGCAGTGATTGCATTTTTAGGTGCTAGCTAATTGGCTACAAAGTTTGTCTGTCTTCTGATTTCGGAGAAGGAGGGGGGACAGAGGAAGGGCTGCTCAGGGGAGGCAGATTTGTTCGCTTATGCGCATGCGCAGAAAACTTCATTCCGTTAGCTGTCAAAGCAGAACGTTCCTACTTCTGTTTTCCATGGAGCTACCTTAGGGAAGAGGGGGAACTACGGAAACCTGTCCGGAGTTTTAAGGAGAGGAAACACTACAAATGTTTTAAGGTTTGAGTGAAGAAACATGTCTTTAGCGAACTTTATAGGGGATATTCTTTCTttgacaacgacaaggaccgATGTTACTTTCTGTACTCTGAAGTGCTAACGGCTGGTCCTGCCTtggaaaaagcagcagcagccctgTTTCgcgtgttctgtgttttaagtttttatgttttcacttcataaaGACTTTATAACCCCGAGTAACATTAAAATATGGTAGTTTCGCTGTCGAGTGGCGTTGACTAGAAAGGGTGGGGAAACGGGAAAATTGGGGCTGGACAGGTAGCAGCCCTCGTTGCGATGGGCAACCGTGGGATGGAGGACCTGATCCCGCTGGTCAACCGCCTCCAGGAAGCTCTGGGCACCGTGGGACAGAGCTGCAGCCTCCACCTGCCGCAGATCGCCGTGGTGGGCGGCCAGAGCGCGGGTAAGAGCTCCGTGCTGGAAAACTTTGTTGGCAGGTAAGATCATCATCACTCAAATGTTAACcgaaagaacaacaacaacaaaaaattccCCTTTGTGCGTGAATCACTCCACGTGGAGTTTCACTATCTGCAGGGGCGCATCCAGAATGAAGGGGGAATCTCGGAGTGGCccactaaaacaaaaagctaaaacaggacttcaggtttatttatgtatttaccgTATATGTTCTGTTGGAACTTTacatcttttacattttaaacaacctAATAATTTGTATATTGTGTTTGTTAGTAGCTACACACTAAAAATCAGCTATTTTAATAtgttaagacatttttaaatcccTGCAAAAAGTTGAAAATCATGCTATTACATGAATATCTATATTCACAGAGGAATGTTATCCCTCTCCCTAAAAGCCATGCATTAAAATATTAGGAGCGGGGGGGGGGTACGTACTAATATCATAAGATGTCCATTCCCGGCCACCTCTTGGCTGTCCCACTGCATAActgtgaaaatgtggaaaaataaaaaatgcacagGTGGGTTTAGTTTTTCAGCCAAAGTTACTCATCACATCCTTATGATTGGGATTTATTCATGCTTATCGAATAATATGCTGTAAGTaatttgacatgttttataGTTAGATAACTGATGTTTCTATTGACATAATGCCATACAGAGAAGAAACTCTTACCGcttaagaaaaattatgaattaCCATCTCTTGTAGAACTTGGAGGAAGACTGGAAAGGCAAAGGATAAATGCTATGCCTTCCACAATCTAGTATTGGTGGTTCTAACCTGAATTGTGTGCTGGGTGAACCCCTCTTGTTGCTGACTCACACACATTCGCaccaaaaaaccccccacaTTTATTTGTCCATTATCTATACCAGTTACATTTGCAAGGTGCCGGACCACAGTGGAAGAAAACTGGAGTATCTGGTGAAAACCCACTTACGCATGTGGAGAACATTCAGTCTCTATAGAGGAAGGGTGCAGGCTAGGATTCAAAATTAGAACCTCCTTGCTGCAAAGCAGAAGTTCTAACAACTGCTCCaccaacacattttattatgtatAATGTcagaaacattgaaaaaaaaaaaaaaatctgaatcccCCTTTTCCAAATATATTGCTTTCAGTATAAGCCTTCTCAATATGAAGTGGTAAACAATGGCATACAAGCATTCAAATTCTCTTTggtatttacaaaacaaaaagaaatattttgtaaatctcAAATTGTGTCTTAAAAAACTTTGCTCACTTTTGTGAAGTAGTTTTGACATCTGACTCGTCTAAATATGCAAGATACTGAACTAGAGATGGTAAAATGTCTGCACTACCTAAACAGCTCTTCAATTTTGAGTTGCGTCACAAGCTTTAAATCATATACCAACTTCAGTAGCATATGCCAACAGccatattttctccactgtgcGCAGCAAAGGTGGTGCCTACTTCCTATTGACTGGACATGCAAGTAGGAAATAGAAAGCTATTTCTGGGTTTAACTGCGTCAAAACCGTACCACTAAAGTTAAAAACCGCCACtgctacattttattaaatacttCTGAACGCCAATAACTTAATGCTCTTAATTAACAGCGTAAAAAGAAGTGTAGGGAGTGAGGAATAGAAAAGGTCTAATGAATATGATCTAAGCTTCTGCCTAATTTGTAGCTATctagtttagatttttcttgcttttgtttgtgtctcactctgaatattttatttttattcagagaaGGGAAGGATGGATATTTATTTGCTGGTGTTTGAGTCGTCACCCTCTTGTGGGTCAATTTATCAGcaatttgtctttaaaacatCTGTATGTTTGTTGTTATTGGTCACTCTCAGAACTACTTCTGAGTCTTTATTAATTTATCCTCTATTCCTTTAAACTCCCATCCAAAAATA
It encodes:
- the mettl13 gene encoding eEF1A lysine and N-terminal methyltransferase; protein product: MSLLPRTAEEFSSAEYWERFFKKRGERAFEWYGDYNKLCGVLHKYIKVQDKVLVVGCGNSELSEQLYDVGYKHLTNIDISETVVAHMSQRNAERRPDLTFHQVDATQTPYEDASFQAALDKGTLDAMASEEEGALARRMITEVGRVLKVGGRYVCVTLAQEVVVKLAVEHFVHMGWAVRLHCLQEERGKEEEDTFALPVFVLICTKFRQPMPTPILEMCVGDDGAPVRHTQVCELLSAVREYQAYSVLRKRLRTSTDPGSSLSLTLCNAKTGLPRYTLTVQDCPPGAKVPRSNQFAIFIVPRGSETAWLYSSTEGRRQLAASANFRRLVIASMHRNQEYTDMQAVQSELSPVVMDLAPPGMPTNQQVPFLSVGGDLGWREEVSRGVSQLSGEYCVENVRGEDGELYRRLVFLSNISLVQSESRLVPSTSSHKKKNKKKTKAAVTPSACVSVDSGFLCCAHHEVMVAGLSMLGVGTPQNKDAPVSVLLVGLGGGGLPQFLRDFVPDAAVEIVELDPVVLEVAKEWFGFRPDDRLTVTLGDGLERICFLEKEGGHLFDVVMFDVDNKDSSVGMSCPPAAFVETAVLQKVFNLLTPRGLFILNLVCRDPVLRTDVLERVKSVFPTVLSRKIAEEINEVLLCSREEKNAAHILPSSSQAAKNFQSMLSCDRTEPKRRPLIDIAEMIKDLKLE